Proteins from one Leptonema illini DSM 21528 genomic window:
- a CDS encoding cysteine-rich CWC family protein, whose translation MNASDIDRSRPNTHCARCNAPFRCGSIAGDARCHCDDLTLNAETLAYLRERYTGCLCHHCLQQFAAAGPEADAPKRAP comes from the coding sequence ATGAACGCATCCGATATAGACAGGAGCCGGCCCAACACGCACTGCGCCCGATGCAACGCACCCTTTCGTTGCGGCTCCATTGCCGGCGACGCTCGCTGTCACTGTGATGACCTGACGCTCAACGCCGAAACGCTTGCATACCTGCGCGAGCGTTATACGGGGTGTCTCTGCCATCATTGCCTGCAGCAGTTCGCCGCCGCCGGGCCTGAGGCCGACGCACCAAAAAGAGCGCCCTGA
- a CDS encoding esterase/lipase family protein: MSLSDWRLVRALAGILLMGCSTYAFQPVPPGEAGGWNAVNSELLSTQTMQYLRGENFIGACETSRLTCLLDLDTRLHVTEKRMIALYLAELSYDAGRREKPGSEAFARYHASAIFYASAFLFNEKLKPAAEPFDPAFRTAVDVYNASLGSLMRHEKSVRRPFKKQTIVYPLLRGEMQVLLDPGDLAYMPDSFLGVGVASDYSASGFQNHQRQYGIGAPLILFLKGNDVDRRMNPYRFIAGLDQTYAATAVLVNLQPCSKDSSQTFCADLAVVDPLKRDTVESGKRKLPLEIDLTLPLTGVVAQLEEKAGFFSRLDGDVIDQERGLYMIGPYDPSKTPVIMIHGLASSPMVWFPMINELLSDPVIRSRYQFWVYWYPSSSPILFSNLHFRTTMKDVHRRFGFKSTILVGHSMGGLLARLAVQNSRTTEWLHAADIKQEEFDAVEPRIQTGMRALLDFEPLPFVSRTIYIATPHRGSTLATGFSGYSGRCVMSVPGQIVEASSTLYKAFQDKKNVLDRLKTEGDGVSNLSPSSLLFRVMPPEKGQSVPFHSIIGNRRLTDLDWLTDSVVTYKSAHIDGAVSEKLIDSDHSVEEHIEAFLEVRRILKEMAPK; encoded by the coding sequence ATGTCTTTATCTGATTGGAGGCTGGTGCGAGCTCTTGCCGGCATCTTGCTTATGGGCTGTTCGACCTATGCCTTCCAACCGGTCCCTCCAGGCGAGGCAGGAGGATGGAATGCCGTAAACTCCGAACTGCTCAGCACGCAGACGATGCAGTATCTGCGCGGCGAGAACTTTATCGGCGCCTGCGAAACGTCCAGGTTAACGTGCCTGCTCGATCTCGATACGCGTCTGCATGTGACAGAGAAGCGCATGATCGCTCTTTACCTGGCCGAGTTGAGCTACGACGCCGGTCGCCGGGAGAAGCCGGGCTCCGAAGCCTTCGCGCGCTATCATGCCTCGGCCATCTTTTATGCGAGCGCCTTTCTCTTTAACGAAAAACTGAAGCCTGCGGCCGAGCCCTTTGACCCTGCGTTCCGGACGGCTGTCGACGTGTACAACGCCTCGCTTGGCTCTTTGATGCGGCACGAAAAAAGCGTGCGGCGTCCTTTTAAGAAGCAGACGATCGTGTATCCGCTTCTTCGCGGCGAGATGCAGGTATTGCTTGATCCGGGCGATCTTGCGTACATGCCCGATTCCTTTCTCGGCGTCGGCGTCGCCAGCGATTATTCGGCTTCCGGGTTTCAGAATCATCAGCGACAGTACGGAATCGGCGCTCCGCTTATCCTCTTTCTCAAAGGCAATGATGTCGATCGTCGCATGAATCCGTATCGTTTTATCGCCGGCCTCGATCAAACGTACGCGGCGACGGCCGTGCTCGTGAATCTGCAGCCCTGCTCGAAAGATTCTTCGCAGACCTTCTGCGCCGATCTGGCCGTCGTCGATCCTCTGAAACGAGATACGGTCGAGTCGGGAAAGCGCAAGTTGCCGCTGGAGATCGATCTTACTTTGCCGTTAACCGGAGTGGTCGCTCAGCTTGAAGAAAAGGCCGGCTTTTTCAGTCGGCTTGATGGCGACGTGATCGATCAGGAAAGAGGGTTGTACATGATCGGCCCGTATGACCCGTCGAAGACGCCCGTCATCATGATACACGGATTGGCTTCGTCGCCGATGGTCTGGTTTCCCATGATCAACGAGCTGCTTTCTGATCCGGTGATCCGCAGCCGGTATCAGTTCTGGGTTTACTGGTATCCTTCGTCGAGCCCCATACTGTTCTCGAATCTTCATTTTCGCACGACGATGAAAGATGTGCATCGCCGCTTCGGCTTTAAATCGACCATTCTTGTGGGTCACAGCATGGGCGGTCTTCTCGCCCGTCTGGCCGTGCAGAACTCTCGAACGACGGAATGGTTGCACGCCGCCGATATCAAGCAGGAGGAGTTTGATGCCGTCGAGCCGCGTATACAAACAGGGATGCGCGCTCTGCTTGATTTTGAGCCGCTGCCATTTGTAAGTAGAACGATCTATATCGCCACGCCTCACCGCGGATCCACTCTGGCGACGGGCTTTTCAGGTTATTCGGGGCGCTGCGTCATGAGCGTACCGGGTCAGATCGTCGAGGCCTCATCGACGCTTTATAAAGCCTTTCAGGATAAAAAGAACGTACTTGATAGATTAAAGACTGAGGGTGACGGAGTATCGAACCTTTCGCCGAGCAGCCTGTTGTTTCGTGTGATGCCTCCTGAAAAAGGCCAGTCCGTTCCCTTTCATTCCATTATCGGCAATCGGCGCCTCACCGATCTGGATTGGTTAACCGATAGCGTCGTCACATATAAGAGCGCTCACATTGACGGCGCCGTCTCAGAAAAGCTGATCGATTCGGATCATTCCGTCGAGGAGCATATCGAGGCCTTTCTCGAAGTCAGACGCATCCTGAAAGAGATGGCGCCGAAATAA
- a CDS encoding alpha/beta hydrolase has protein sequence MNRTKIALIVIAVLLLSVSGSACLIFWLERPARATVHLPADLSKRAQPVRFGADHRIRGWWIVSSDQRAPTVILMHGVRSNRISMVDRARFLTKAGYNVLLFDFQAHGESAGDRITFGYLETEDAKAAVRFVRERSSAPVGVIGSSLGGAAALNAEPALKIEAAVLEAVYPSIEEAFSNRLQIVLGPQADHLAGPVLWLMQPFSRIDLDRLQPLKQMQAIQYPVLFLSGSSDDRTTIEQARRFSVFATVTFHEVAGAGHVDLHRYAGEQYEQWVLEFFQRYLHSND, from the coding sequence ATGAACCGGACGAAGATTGCGCTCATCGTTATCGCCGTGTTGCTGCTCTCTGTTAGCGGTTCAGCCTGCCTTATATTCTGGCTCGAGCGTCCGGCAAGAGCCACAGTGCATTTACCCGCTGATCTGTCTAAACGAGCGCAGCCGGTGCGGTTTGGGGCCGACCATAGAATCCGGGGATGGTGGATCGTATCGTCGGATCAGCGTGCGCCGACCGTCATCTTGATGCACGGAGTACGATCAAACCGGATAAGTATGGTCGATCGTGCGCGCTTTCTGACGAAGGCCGGGTATAACGTTCTGCTGTTTGATTTTCAGGCACATGGAGAAAGCGCCGGAGATCGTATCACATTCGGATATCTGGAAACCGAAGACGCCAAAGCGGCGGTGCGATTTGTTAGAGAGCGAAGTAGCGCCCCTGTCGGTGTGATCGGCTCATCGCTTGGCGGTGCCGCTGCCCTCAATGCAGAGCCCGCTCTTAAAATTGAGGCTGCGGTGCTTGAAGCTGTTTATCCGAGCATCGAGGAGGCGTTTTCGAATCGTCTGCAGATCGTACTGGGGCCACAGGCAGATCATCTTGCGGGGCCCGTACTCTGGCTGATGCAACCGTTTTCGAGGATTGATCTGGATCGCCTGCAGCCGCTCAAGCAGATGCAGGCCATTCAGTATCCCGTTCTTTTTCTTTCGGGTTCTTCAGACGATCGCACCACGATCGAACAGGCTCGCAGATTTTCGGTCTTCGCCACGGTTACGTTCCACGAGGTTGCCGGAGCCGGTCATGTCGATCTTCATCGTTACGCCGGTGAGCAATATGAACAGTGGGTGCTGGAATTCTTCCAGCGCTATCTGCATTCTAATGACTGA
- a CDS encoding inorganic phosphate transporter: protein MSGELLFLIAFIIVALIFDYINGFHDAANSIATVVSTRVLSPGMAVAWAAFFNFIAFAFFGTYVAKTIGANLVDINLIPEQFEHTRLWVLMSGVIGAIVWNLITWYYGLPSSSSHALIGGYAGAALTAAGGYTDGLLIAKGWIKTVSFIVISPLAGFALGFLFMVVIFWLFKRSNPDRVDRHFRRAQLVSAALFSLGHGGNDAQKTMGIIAAALVATNYNPTATQDIPFWVVITCHAAIGLGTLSGGWRIVYTMGSRLTKLRPVGGFAAETAGAFTMFMATFAGIPVSTTHTINGSIIGVGATRRLSAVRWGVARSVVWAWILTIPISAGISGLCFLIVRGAHNIF, encoded by the coding sequence ATGAGCGGTGAGCTGCTTTTCCTTATAGCGTTCATTATCGTCGCTCTGATCTTCGACTACATCAACGGATTTCATGATGCGGCTAACTCTATCGCTACCGTCGTCTCAACGCGCGTTCTTTCTCCAGGTATGGCCGTCGCATGGGCGGCCTTTTTCAATTTCATCGCCTTCGCCTTCTTCGGAACCTACGTGGCGAAGACGATCGGAGCCAACCTCGTCGACATCAATCTCATTCCAGAGCAGTTTGAGCATACGCGACTGTGGGTGCTTATGTCGGGCGTCATCGGCGCCATCGTCTGGAATCTGATTACCTGGTATTACGGCCTGCCGTCGAGTTCATCGCACGCTCTGATCGGCGGCTATGCAGGTGCGGCGCTGACGGCGGCCGGTGGTTATACGGATGGTCTATTAATCGCGAAAGGGTGGATCAAGACGGTAAGCTTTATCGTTATCTCTCCGCTTGCGGGATTTGCTCTTGGCTTTTTGTTCATGGTCGTCATCTTCTGGCTCTTCAAGCGTTCGAATCCCGATAGAGTCGACCGTCATTTTCGTCGGGCACAGCTTGTTTCGGCCGCCTTATTCTCGCTCGGCCATGGCGGTAACGACGCGCAGAAGACGATGGGTATCATTGCCGCCGCTCTTGTGGCGACGAACTACAATCCGACGGCGACGCAGGATATTCCGTTCTGGGTCGTCATCACCTGCCATGCCGCCATCGGGCTCGGCACGCTTTCAGGCGGATGGCGTATCGTCTATACGATGGGCTCCCGCCTTACAAAGCTGCGCCCGGTCGGTGGCTTTGCCGCCGAGACGGCCGGCGCCTTCACGATGTTTATGGCCACCTTTGCCGGTATTCCCGTCAGTACGACGCATACGATCAACGGCTCCATCATTGGAGTGGGAGCGACGCGAAGGTTATCCGCCGTACGCTGGGGCGTAGCGCGAAGCGTCGTCTGGGCGTGGATTCTCACGATTCCGATCTCGGCGGGCATCAGCGGGCTATGCTTCTTGATTGTGCGCGGCGCTCATAATATCTTCTGA
- the msrA gene encoding peptide-methionine (S)-S-oxide reductase MsrA: MAEEIVFGGGCFWCIEAVFQRIPGIVHVESGYAGGQKPNPTYREVCSGTTGHAEVVRVTYEADQIKLADVLDRFFMAHDPTTLNRQGADTGTQYRSIILFADASQKAEAEAAIGRAQARLKDPIVTEVVPLTSYFAAEKYHQNYYNDNGEAGYCQYVIAPKLKKLGL, encoded by the coding sequence ATGGCAGAAGAGATTGTTTTCGGCGGCGGATGCTTCTGGTGCATCGAGGCCGTCTTCCAGCGTATTCCCGGCATCGTACATGTGGAATCGGGGTATGCAGGCGGCCAGAAGCCGAACCCCACTTATAGAGAGGTCTGCTCGGGAACGACGGGCCATGCCGAAGTCGTCCGGGTGACATACGAAGCGGATCAGATCAAACTGGCAGACGTGCTTGACCGGTTCTTCATGGCGCATGATCCAACGACGCTTAACAGGCAGGGCGCCGATACGGGGACGCAGTACCGCTCTATTATCCTTTTCGCCGACGCATCACAGAAGGCCGAGGCCGAGGCAGCAATCGGGCGCGCTCAGGCACGATTGAAAGATCCGATCGTCACCGAGGTTGTTCCGCTGACGAGCTACTTCGCGGCCGAAAAATACCATCAGAACTACTACAATGATAACGGTGAGGCGGGATACTGTCAGTACGTCATCGCTCCGAAACTGAAGAAGCTCGGTTTGTGA